In one Limosilactobacillus oris genomic region, the following are encoded:
- a CDS encoding DUF5758 domain-containing protein, with product MPSCRYNKAKVLKITNFAQDEEYTEAWSLVDENFVYRQGQWVTVDNFNEDSWCDSTTGIHFWMTQEEARPTNLIKANWNFILDYQLAFYV from the coding sequence GTGCCCTCATGCCGGTATAACAAGGCGAAGGTCCTCAAGATCACTAACTTTGCCCAAGACGAGGAGTATACAGAAGCCTGGTCCCTGGTGGATGAAAACTTTGTCTACCGGCAGGGACAGTGGGTGACCGTTGATAACTTTAATGAAGACAGCTGGTGCGATTCCACAACCGGGATTCATTTTTGGATGACCCAGGAGGAAGCCAGACCTACTAATTTAATTAAAGCCAACTGGAATTTTATTCTTGATTACCAGTTGGCTTTTTACGTATAA
- a CDS encoding DUF4870 domain-containing protein, translating to MNNNSIATRIVNALSYFSIFFLPVIFPLIVWIIARASDDPSVTSNARKAFWSQIFPLLYLIFGALVASINALRDYTFHASALLGILLTFALLIALLLFIYNVAMGVKMLLGRD from the coding sequence ATGAATAACAACAGTATCGCCACGCGAATCGTCAACGCACTTTCCTACTTCAGCATTTTCTTCTTGCCGGTTATCTTTCCCTTAATCGTCTGGATCATTGCCCGCGCCAGCGACGATCCCTCGGTAACCAGCAACGCCCGGAAGGCCTTTTGGAGCCAGATTTTCCCGCTGCTCTACTTGATTTTTGGCGCGCTCGTCGCTAGTATTAACGCGCTACGCGACTATACCTTCCATGCGAGCGCGCTCCTGGGAATTTTACTGACCTTCGCGCTCTTGATTGCCCTCCTCCTGTTTATCTACAACGTTGCGATGGGGGTCAAAATGCTGCTAGGGCGTGACTAG
- a CDS encoding cation:proton antiporter: MGLLLGIILLFTTVVVANVIHLIYPKLPLSIYQIIAGVLLASLPTTATDFTMHPELFMMVVIAPLMFNDGQNQSFRYLTSNYKSILSISVVLALVTVLISGAILHLALPTVFPFALAFMLASIITPTDAVAVKSITSNMTVPENVNGALEYESLFNDASGIVLLDLSLAAYQSGEFSLGHSLWIFSYVFFGGIIFGAIMGNLVISLRQRLMSNHVDIGSIVIPINVMTPIVVYWLAEELHLSGILAVVSAGIVHSILYDRLRLTSTKVQMATTTIWTIISDALNGVVFVLLGVMLPQVLRRTAPHNLLNLLWIALALYIIMTLLRFLWTRFRLVNIHSAKENLNRDSFLMAIGGIHGTITLALAFSLPVMINHHTFAFRNSMILIAAFVILISIIVGAVAYPLLLPPKSRDYTKEEFQQAFNKTVHHAINALHNHDDHRREQTFVADQLASQTRQFHDFNRELFEQLVKKAHQVELATLDQLTDDGTITEKQAEFYASFVARSVFRSSRHSFRESWVILWHRIKWRYARRRRLKKHLKSKGLLNSDTGHQLITASEHQVIMEIQKLVYRNVEKYLHSVSNPKNVNEVAMVNHIYLQKKRFFNHEVSIDTDVATSLFIEAFQLEHSYVQEQLAAGNLSQELANALNEQISTDELVYVQSLD, translated from the coding sequence ATGGGCCTGCTTTTAGGAATTATCCTGCTATTTACGACCGTGGTTGTCGCTAACGTCATCCACTTGATCTATCCCAAACTTCCGCTGTCCATCTACCAAATCATTGCGGGGGTCCTGCTGGCATCACTGCCAACCACTGCCACTGACTTCACGATGCATCCCGAACTCTTCATGATGGTCGTGATTGCACCCCTGATGTTCAATGATGGTCAAAACCAGTCGTTCCGTTATTTGACCAGTAACTACAAGTCAATCCTGTCAATTTCGGTCGTCCTCGCGCTGGTAACCGTCCTTATTTCGGGCGCCATCCTGCACCTGGCACTACCAACCGTCTTTCCATTTGCTCTCGCCTTCATGTTGGCATCGATTATTACCCCTACCGATGCGGTGGCGGTTAAGTCCATCACCTCCAACATGACGGTGCCGGAAAACGTTAACGGGGCCCTCGAATATGAATCGCTCTTCAACGACGCTTCGGGAATCGTCCTCCTTGACCTTTCCCTGGCTGCCTACCAGTCAGGCGAATTCTCGTTGGGCCACAGCCTGTGGATCTTTTCCTACGTCTTTTTTGGCGGCATTATTTTTGGGGCAATTATGGGAAACCTGGTGATTAGCCTGCGGCAACGGTTGATGAGCAACCACGTCGATATCGGCTCCATAGTCATCCCAATCAACGTCATGACCCCCATTGTCGTCTACTGGCTGGCTGAGGAACTGCACCTCTCTGGTATCCTTGCCGTCGTTTCGGCTGGAATCGTCCACAGTATTCTTTACGACCGCCTGCGCCTCACCTCGACTAAGGTTCAAATGGCGACTACGACCATCTGGACCATCATCAGTGACGCCTTAAACGGAGTCGTGTTCGTTCTCCTGGGGGTAATGCTCCCCCAGGTTCTCCGCCGGACAGCCCCACACAACCTGTTGAACCTGCTATGGATTGCCCTGGCGCTCTATATCATCATGACCCTGCTCCGCTTCTTGTGGACCCGCTTTCGCCTTGTCAACATCCACTCAGCGAAGGAAAATCTAAACCGCGATAGCTTCCTGATGGCAATCGGTGGAATTCATGGAACCATTACCCTTGCTTTAGCTTTCTCCCTGCCAGTGATGATCAACCACCATACCTTTGCCTTCCGCAATTCGATGATCCTGATTGCGGCGTTTGTCATCCTGATTAGTATTATCGTGGGTGCCGTGGCCTACCCCCTCCTGCTGCCGCCCAAGTCGCGGGACTATACCAAGGAAGAGTTTCAGCAGGCGTTCAATAAGACCGTCCACCACGCAATCAATGCTCTTCATAACCATGACGACCACCGCCGGGAACAAACTTTTGTTGCCGACCAGCTCGCCAGCCAAACCAGGCAATTTCACGACTTCAATCGGGAACTCTTTGAACAGCTGGTCAAGAAAGCCCACCAGGTTGAACTGGCAACCCTGGACCAGCTGACCGATGATGGCACCATTACCGAAAAACAGGCAGAGTTCTACGCTAGCTTCGTTGCCCGCTCGGTCTTCCGTAGCAGCCGTCATAGTTTCCGCGAATCATGGGTAATCCTTTGGCACCGAATCAAGTGGCGGTATGCCCGCCGGCGCCGGTTGAAAAAGCACCTAAAGAGCAAGGGCCTGCTTAACAGTGACACCGGTCACCAGCTAATTACCGCAAGCGAGCACCAGGTCATCATGGAAATCCAGAAGCTGGTTTACCGAAACGTTGAAAAATACCTCCATTCGGTTTCTAACCCGAAAAACGTTAACGAGGTCGCAATGGTCAACCACATTTACCTCCAAAAGAAACGCTTCTTCAACCATGAAGTTTCCATCGATACCGACGTTGCAACCAGCCTGTTCATTGAGGCTTTCCAGCTTGAACATAGCTACGTGCAGGAACAGCTGGCTGCCGGCAACCTTTCCCAGGAGCTCGCCAACGCCCTCAACGAACAAATTTCCACTGATGAACTGGTCTACGTCCAATCACTAGACTAA
- a CDS encoding MFS transporter, with amino-acid sequence MKYRLQAILFVFIAFMLGCNEYMIVGVLPDIAHEYHDSLSTLGLLVTVFAFVYAAFTPVITSLANRWRRHHVLLWLMVIFLVGNTWTALATNFVSLLLSRILTATVAGAIISLVLVMASFVAPHNKRASLVSWVFAGFSIASVIGIPIGTIISTTFSWHDSFWMVTIITVIAFFFLFWLVPRDTPQVKSGLKKQFVLFKDYRVLLGVLFIVAICAADYTIYTYIRPLITTGMGFDNTWLNWLLFGMGIFFIIGNKFGGFLADRGGIHRLPIIYAIMTVLYLAFGPLLSFKWFAILIVALLCVAFSCYGSSTQLMFLDIAEKEYPQSLDLASSLNSIFANIGISLGSFTASQAVQFTGLTRLGYVGSIYALLATILVIVLSRKYAGMRNHLGPI; translated from the coding sequence ATGAAGTACCGTTTACAAGCAATTCTGTTCGTTTTTATTGCCTTTATGCTCGGCTGTAATGAATACATGATCGTCGGTGTCCTACCCGATATCGCCCATGAATACCACGATTCACTCTCTACCCTCGGCCTGTTGGTCACCGTCTTTGCCTTTGTCTACGCGGCCTTCACCCCTGTGATTACCTCGCTAGCCAACCGCTGGCGCCGGCACCACGTCCTCCTCTGGCTAATGGTTATTTTCCTGGTCGGCAACACCTGGACCGCGTTAGCCACCAACTTTGTTTCCCTGCTCCTCTCCCGGATCTTGACGGCGACGGTTGCCGGGGCAATCATTTCCCTGGTCCTGGTCATGGCTAGTTTCGTCGCGCCACACAACAAGCGGGCCAGCCTTGTTTCCTGGGTATTCGCCGGCTTTAGTATTGCCTCCGTCATCGGGATTCCGATTGGGACCATCATCAGCACTACCTTTTCCTGGCATGATAGTTTCTGGATGGTCACAATCATTACCGTCATCGCCTTTTTCTTTCTCTTTTGGCTGGTTCCCCGCGACACCCCGCAAGTCAAGAGCGGCTTGAAAAAGCAGTTCGTCTTGTTTAAGGACTACCGTGTCCTGTTGGGCGTCCTCTTTATCGTGGCGATTTGCGCGGCCGACTACACCATTTACACCTACATCCGGCCGCTGATCACCACCGGGATGGGCTTTGACAACACCTGGCTCAACTGGCTCCTGTTCGGAATGGGAATCTTCTTTATCATTGGGAACAAGTTTGGGGGCTTCCTGGCTGACCGCGGGGGTATCCACCGCCTGCCGATCATTTACGCCATCATGACGGTCCTCTACCTCGCGTTTGGTCCCCTGCTCAGCTTTAAGTGGTTCGCCATCCTGATTGTCGCCCTACTCTGTGTGGCCTTCTCCTGCTACGGGTCGTCCACCCAGCTGATGTTCTTAGACATTGCGGAAAAAGAGTACCCGCAGTCACTGGACCTGGCGTCCTCGCTCAATTCCATTTTTGCCAACATTGGCATCTCCCTCGGCTCCTTCACTGCCTCGCAGGCCGTCCAATTTACCGGGCTGACCCGGCTGGGCTACGTCGGTTCCATCTACGCTCTTCTCGCAACCATCTTGGTAATCGTGCTGAGCCGGAAGTACGCGGGGATGCGTAACCATCTGGGACCAATTTAG
- a CDS encoding alpha/beta hydrolase, with the protein MGLINLKTKVSKRRHHLWRWLISIIILLALALFAAGSYFFNVAMVPSHKSFINNSARISKSDPLYSQKMWFKRAPKQQWTMKSAGGDYQLVADYLPAAHPTTKNVIILHGFMGRKEKMGEYAAMFHQLGYNVLMPDARAHGESQGKYIGYGWPERYDVRKWTDQIITKNGRNSQIVIFGVSMGGATTMMTSGIPLPHQVKAFVEDCGYTSLNDELNYEAGNLYNIPQAIRAPLIGSLSMINRVKNGFYVRQASSTAMLEHNHRPMMFIHGGNDNFVPTRMVYRNYAATKGPRELWVVKGAKHAASYEKEPARYPQRIARFLNHYVK; encoded by the coding sequence ATGGGGTTAATCAATTTGAAAACAAAAGTTTCTAAACGCCGTCACCATCTCTGGCGGTGGCTAATCAGTATTATTATCTTGTTGGCACTGGCACTATTTGCGGCTGGGAGTTACTTCTTCAATGTGGCGATGGTACCGAGCCACAAGTCTTTCATCAATAACTCTGCTCGCATTAGCAAGAGCGACCCGCTGTATTCACAGAAGATGTGGTTTAAGCGGGCACCTAAACAGCAGTGGACAATGAAGTCAGCTGGCGGTGACTACCAATTGGTGGCTGACTATTTACCAGCTGCCCACCCGACTACCAAGAACGTGATTATCCTCCATGGCTTTATGGGCCGGAAGGAGAAGATGGGAGAGTACGCGGCAATGTTTCACCAGCTGGGCTACAATGTCCTGATGCCGGATGCACGGGCCCACGGGGAGAGCCAGGGAAAGTACATCGGCTACGGCTGGCCAGAGCGGTACGATGTCCGTAAGTGGACGGACCAAATCATCACGAAGAACGGCCGAAATAGTCAAATCGTCATCTTCGGCGTCAGTATGGGCGGGGCCACGACAATGATGACCAGCGGGATCCCGCTCCCGCACCAGGTCAAGGCCTTCGTCGAGGACTGCGGTTACACCAGTTTGAACGATGAGCTTAACTATGAGGCGGGGAACCTGTATAATATTCCCCAGGCAATCCGTGCGCCATTGATTGGAAGCCTGAGCATGATTAACCGGGTCAAAAATGGTTTCTACGTGCGGCAGGCCAGTTCAACGGCGATGCTGGAGCATAATCACCGCCCAATGATGTTTATTCACGGCGGCAACGATAATTTCGTCCCGACACGGATGGTTTACCGTAATTATGCGGCTACGAAGGGTCCCCGTGAATTATGGGTGGTCAAGGGTGCTAAACACGCGGCTTCATACGAAAAGGAGCCAGCACGCTACCCACAACGGATTGCTCGCTTTTTAAATCATTATGTAAAGTGA
- a CDS encoding DUF1304 domain-containing protein: MILLIVLMMLIAIEHLGIMVMEIWGRPEQQARAFDLPVEYTRQRPARISFANQGIYNGMLGILIIASYWLVHGITLITVWQMLLVFIMVVALFGGFTATRKIWLFQLLPAVLAFLLTL, encoded by the coding sequence ATGATACTGCTAATTGTCCTAATGATGTTAATTGCAATCGAGCATCTGGGAATCATGGTCATGGAAATTTGGGGCCGCCCCGAACAGCAGGCCCGCGCGTTTGACCTGCCGGTAGAGTATACCCGCCAGCGGCCTGCCCGGATTTCCTTTGCCAACCAGGGAATTTACAACGGAATGCTGGGAATCCTTATCATTGCTAGTTACTGGCTAGTTCACGGGATTACCCTCATTACTGTTTGGCAAATGCTGCTGGTCTTTATCATGGTGGTAGCCCTCTTCGGTGGCTTTACGGCTACCCGGAAGATCTGGCTGTTCCAGCTGCTTCCAGCAGTTCTGGCGTTTCTCTTAACACTATAA
- a CDS encoding energy-coupling factor transporter transmembrane component T family protein, with amino-acid sequence MNPSFKLILALVISLEITFTNHLGGNLIIIAAALTYLIIKRVAWKKLCRLLLITLIPAAALFMTIGYFSPERDLFFAWVLVSRLYCYVSVGAAVTLTTNKLSLIRSLEQNCHLPSKFAYGFLAALNLIPRIKQNVVTIRVAAQMRGVTLHWWSPTLYFKAILSAIAWSDQLAQAMETHGFKEDAPRSAAQVIGVEKRDWLTMLLILLIIQIVIIALP; translated from the coding sequence ATGAATCCTAGTTTTAAATTAATTCTCGCCCTGGTTATTTCCCTGGAAATAACTTTCACCAACCACCTGGGGGGCAACCTCATCATCATCGCCGCCGCGCTAACCTACCTCATAATTAAACGCGTGGCCTGGAAGAAGCTGTGCCGACTACTGCTGATTACCCTGATTCCAGCGGCAGCGCTGTTTATGACCATCGGCTACTTCTCTCCCGAGCGTGACCTCTTCTTTGCCTGGGTACTGGTCAGCCGGCTCTACTGCTACGTAAGTGTTGGCGCTGCTGTGACCCTCACCACCAATAAACTCAGCCTGATTCGTTCGCTGGAACAGAACTGCCACCTCCCCAGCAAGTTTGCCTATGGCTTCCTGGCAGCGCTCAACCTTATTCCGCGAATTAAGCAAAACGTGGTTACCATTCGGGTGGCCGCCCAAATGCGGGGCGTGACCCTGCACTGGTGGTCACCAACCCTTTACTTCAAAGCGATCCTTTCCGCCATTGCCTGGTCCGACCAGTTAGCCCAGGCAATGGAAACCCATGGCTTCAAGGAGGACGCTCCCCGTTCTGCTGCTCAGGTGATTGGGGTGGAGAAACGTGACTGGCTAACCATGCTCCTGATTTTATTGATTATCCAAATAGTAATAATTGCGCTTCCTTAA
- a CDS encoding helix-turn-helix domain-containing protein codes for MFPERLRALRKGQKITLKELANHLNQNLGPNEKPNTASQIGNWERGIRTPSYVEARKLAEFFDVSLDYLTGKTDRDDFDLGKLFFSSKNLSFNQTVLSSEDRYEIFQLIDGYLKGKHNRRDTDKFYGKQEQLNLKLK; via the coding sequence ATGTTTCCTGAAAGACTCCGGGCACTGCGCAAGGGCCAAAAAATTACCTTAAAAGAACTGGCCAACCACCTCAACCAAAATCTCGGGCCCAACGAAAAGCCAAATACCGCCTCTCAAATCGGCAACTGGGAGCGGGGGATTCGAACGCCATCATACGTTGAAGCCCGTAAACTGGCCGAATTTTTCGATGTTAGCCTCGACTATTTAACTGGGAAAACCGACCGGGACGACTTTGACCTCGGCAAGCTGTTTTTCTCCAGTAAAAACCTGTCCTTTAACCAGACCGTCCTCTCCAGCGAAGACCGCTACGAAATTTTCCAGCTAATCGACGGCTACCTAAAGGGCAAGCACAACCGGCGGGATACTGATAAGTTCTATGGCAAGCAGGAACAGCTTAATCTAAAGTTAAAGTAG
- a CDS encoding APC family permease: MAKVDVQSHKLGFGSIVLFGINGIIGSGIFLLPSSGMKLFGPASILALFFDGFLIFCIGLCFAECAGLYKQNGGPYLYARGAFGNFIGYEVGFMTWVVRIIAEATLYVGFATALGGMFPALNNNLAKNILVTIIGLFLMGLNIAGVRVTAVLNNIVTVGKLIPIIMVAVLGLFFLHPANFTPFFIPGHSGSANFAQATLTLFYVFTGFEGLVVAAGEMKNAKRNLPRALMVSMATVVVIYLLVMVACIGVLGSGLTKSTVPLQDAMTKMVGAWGGALVGVGTLLSIGGIAVASSFITPRSGEALADHKMMPSFLANKNRYGAPYNAIIISTVIGLLLAYSGTFSKLAMISAISRFIQYIPTCLAVIVFRHTKKDVARPFKVPLGPVIPVIALLISGWLLFNTPSANLIWGFGALIIAIPFYFLTGRHADENFS; the protein is encoded by the coding sequence ATGGCTAAAGTAGATGTACAAAGCCATAAACTTGGCTTTGGTAGTATTGTTCTTTTCGGGATCAACGGGATCATCGGTAGTGGGATCTTCCTCCTACCAAGTTCGGGAATGAAATTATTCGGTCCCGCCAGCATCCTAGCATTGTTTTTCGATGGTTTTCTAATTTTCTGTATCGGCTTATGTTTTGCAGAATGTGCCGGTCTTTACAAACAAAATGGTGGTCCCTATCTTTATGCCCGGGGCGCCTTTGGTAACTTTATTGGTTACGAAGTTGGTTTCATGACCTGGGTCGTTCGGATTATTGCTGAAGCAACCTTGTATGTTGGTTTTGCAACTGCACTGGGCGGAATGTTCCCAGCACTTAATAACAACCTTGCCAAGAATATCCTCGTAACCATCATCGGCTTATTCCTGATGGGACTAAACATTGCGGGGGTTCGGGTTACCGCCGTTCTTAATAACATTGTGACGGTTGGTAAATTAATTCCAATTATCATGGTGGCGGTACTTGGGCTATTCTTCCTCCATCCTGCCAATTTCACTCCCTTCTTCATCCCCGGCCACAGCGGCAGTGCTAATTTCGCCCAGGCAACATTGACTCTCTTTTACGTCTTTACTGGATTTGAAGGTTTGGTAGTTGCAGCCGGTGAAATGAAGAATGCTAAGCGGAACCTGCCACGTGCCTTGATGGTCTCCATGGCAACCGTTGTCGTCATCTACCTCCTGGTCATGGTTGCTTGCATCGGAGTCCTTGGCTCAGGTCTTACTAAGTCAACTGTCCCACTCCAAGATGCAATGACGAAGATGGTTGGTGCCTGGGGTGGCGCATTAGTTGGCGTTGGTACCCTTCTTTCAATTGGTGGGATTGCCGTGGCCTCCTCCTTCATCACCCCTCGTTCTGGTGAAGCCTTGGCTGACCACAAGATGATGCCAAGTTTCCTCGCAAATAAGAACCGTTATGGTGCACCATACAACGCAATTATTATTTCAACCGTAATTGGTCTGCTGTTAGCATACAGTGGTACCTTCTCCAAGTTAGCAATGATTTCAGCTATCTCACGGTTCATTCAATATATCCCTACTTGTCTAGCAGTAATTGTCTTCCGTCATACCAAGAAGGATGTGGCACGGCCATTTAAGGTTCCACTGGGACCAGTTATCCCTGTGATCGCCTTACTAATTTCTGGCTGGCTACTCTTCAACACTCCTAGTGCCAACCTTATCTGGGGCTTTGGTGCCTTAATCATCGCCATTCCGTTCTACTTCTTAACAGGACGGCACGCGGACGAAAACTTTAGTTGA